A segment of the Capra hircus breed San Clemente chromosome 19, ASM170441v1, whole genome shotgun sequence genome:
CTGTCAGCTCCTTGCTCCAGAAAGCAAACGAGCAGCGCTTCTTAAAGTCCATTGCCGAGAACATCAGCCCCGAGGAGCGGCGCCAAACCCTCCTGCAGAAGATCAGCAACTTCTGACCTCCGTGGGTCAGAAAACAGCCGGGCCTCCACTTGGCGGGCTCGATGGGgactggagcagagaaagcaGAAACTTTTCAGTCATGTGAAATTGTACACAAGCCCCCAAATAAGACAATAACAgtgtaaaaaaaaatagtttcttagGTATTTGTAACAAACAGGTTATAATAAAATTCTCTTTTGAGTTTCACCTTGCCTCTTTTGAGTCTTTCTCTTCAGTGGTCTTGGCTCCTCAGTACACTCTGAAACTGGGCTCAGCTTGACCTGATCTCTTAGCTAGGGGGAACATGTTCATCATTGGACTTCTCCCAAGAAATAAGTCTGAAGGTGAAACACTCAGGTAGACAGATTACAAGGCACATGCGTTCTTTTGCACTGAAACTCTTCAGACACACTTTGTGGTGTCTTGGAAAGGGCAGGAACTAGGAAAAGGACTCTTTTTCTGCTACCAGTTGGCCAAGTGATTTGTGTGCCCACAAGGCCTGTAGCCACTGTAAAAGGAGGAGGTTGGGCCAAGAACATTAGATGTTGGGGGGTAGGTCAGTGACCTCAGGAAAATGGGTGTCCTGAGTTAAGAACTTCTGCCCCCCATGTTAACTCCATCTGTTCACTGGATCCCAGAGGGGCTGTACTGAAACTGGTAAACACAGCAGAGACGTGTTCAAAGGATGGGTGTGATTATCTTCTGCCTAGGATGGGTTGTCATGGTTTTGAAAAACGTGGGAGCAGATGGTGTGTGTGGAGGCGTGAAAAAGCGAATTTAAGGTTGTCCAGGATGTATTACAGAACTCGGGGGACTGGTGAGGTGTTTACTTGGGAGGTAAGGAGGGACAGATCCATGCTCCCCATCATAGTGAGGCAGTGTTCGGGTTCCCTCCCACGCCTTTAGGTTCAGGTTCAGGTTAGTGGGCTGGCTCTGTCTGTGGCCTACAATCGGGTTTCCACCCTCCTGACTCCTAGTAGGGATTCACctaggaagagaagaaagggcCTAAAGTTATGTGACCACTGGGCGTGAAGTCTAGAACTGTTGGCACCATGAATTACAGAAACACTTTAGAGTGAGGTATGAGCGAGGCCCTCCTAGAGGGTGAAAGTGTTCACACATCCCCTTTTCCCACAACAGCCCACCTCTGCCAGTTACATGAATAAGAACACAGAccagaaacacagacacatagTCACTGGAAGTTGGCATGAATGTATTTCACAAATGAGAATTAAGTTGGAAAGTATTAGTGCAATTTAATCACCACAGGGGTGATTAATAAAGATATACTGACAGtaaacaaaacagtaaaaaaattaCAGCCTTTTTTTAAACGGCACCCATTAAAGACCGAAACAGTCAAAATTTGACACTGTCACACATTCAGTACTTTTAAAAGTTCACAGACAACAATGAATTAAAAGGcacttttcaaaaaaatctaGTTTTTCACTGCCACTTGGGAAGAAATTCCATGGTAGCAGTTTCTAAAATCCTTTCTTATTGTTAAGGAATAATTAGTGTTGGCACCAGAGGATGCTATTTGCAAATGGTAGGTAGGAGTCAGTCCACAAAACATATTTGGGCCAGGGCTGTCTTGCACTCTTGCTCTCCAGCCTTCTGTGGCTAAATGGTGGTAACTCAGAGGAACAGGCTTTGGACCACAAGCTCTGGCTTATCAGGAGGCCATCTAGATGAGACATCTCACGGTTTGGAATACTGAAGTCCATCCTACtccataggaaaaggagtgtcaaAGAGTGGGGTCACCCAGTGAATAGCTCAGCAGCTGTCATTTTGTGTTACCCCTGTAGTTTTTAACAAGAGCATCCTGTATGTGTGGATATGGGGGAAGCTGGGCTTGAGGGTACTTAAAAAGAGAACAGTATCTTACCTGTTGACAACAAGCTCATAAGTTTGACATTGGTCTTTCCAAGTCAGCCTGCAGAGGTGCTGACCCACGGGCCTGCCTACCTACTCAGGTGCTtcaggctcccatccctgcctCCTACTGCACCCCGCCAGAGAGACTTCTGATTGGAAGTCAGTAGGCAGGATTTTATGTTGGCACATGGATGAGAGAATGAGGCAAAGGACCAACAGGTTATTTAGTAAACAAAAAAACTACCTACCCACAGTGATTTTCCCAGGCCAGCATTACAAAAAATTATGTAAAGAACCAAGTCGTCACTCGCTTCTGCTGGCCCAGCGTATAGATACTGCCCTGAGTGGTTGGAAAGGTGGGGAGCCACCAATATTAGGACCAGGCAGGTGCCCGGCTGCTTAGCACCTTGGtacccctttctccacaccccccGTTTCTACCTCCCAGAGCCCTGGAGGTAAGACCCAAGGAAGGATCCTTGGGCTTTGCATTAAAACCACCTCGCTGCCAGTGGAGCTCTGACAGGATCCAACAGTTGTTGCTAAGGGAAAAAGTGCTTTTGCAAAAGGGGCAGGTTAGAAGAGGGAGGTGATAGTGAATATCCTTTATAAAAACTCAAATCCATCTGCTGAACAATACCCAAAAGGCTGAGGCCACCCAAGACACAATTTGCAATTTGGTCCAGGGAATACTGAGTAGGCGGCCTCACTGCCTGACTCATGGGAGCCATCAACTGTCCTTTTTGGCTGGAGGAACATCAAAGAGCCGGGCTGCCTTTTTGCACAGCAGAGAGAACCAGTAGATCTGTGGCGCGATGAGGAAGGCATTGGCCACATTGCAGTGGAAAGGAATGTGGAAGGGCACTCGGAGCAGGCTCAGTCCCTGCTGCCGGCCGTAGGACCAGTACatgaaagggaagaggaggatCCGACACAAGAAGAAAGTGGTCAGCGTGAGGATTCCGTTCACCTTGTACAGCAGCGTGTGCTGCTGCTTTAGCTgcaaaagaagagggagggagaaagcaaGGTCACCTTCGGGTTGTGACTAGCCTGAGTCCCACAGGGTTCACGTCAAGCGCCTCCTTTTCCGACACTTGTAGAAAACATGACTAAGCCCTGTGGTACTGATAGATGCATACAGTCCCACATTTTTTCCAGCAGTGATATGAAAGCCACCCAGCTGACAGGAGCCCAGAAACAGCAGATTCGAAaatctgtggacttccctggtggtccaggggttaagaatccgccggccagtgcaggggacactgactcaatccctggtctgggaagattccacatgcctcggggcaactaagcccgagtgccacaactactgagttctcataccacaacaagagaagcgacaatgagaagcccccacacaAGGATGAGTAGCCCCCaaccactgcaactagaggaaaaaaacttgagagcaccagggaagacccagtgcaaccaaatataattttaaaaacatttatgaccaggaaaaattatatataaagtgaaagtcactcagtcatgtccgactgtacaattccatggactgtagcccaccaggctcctctgtccgtgaaattctccaggcaagaatgctggagtgagtagccattttcttctccagaggatcttccccacccagggattaaacctggatctcctggattgcaggaagattctttactgtctgagccaccgtaAAGAACTGGATCAAATGTGAAATCAAACGTACAATCTCACCCCCACTGGCTTCGAAGACCAACTGACATTTAAGTCTGTTCAAGGGTCTCCTACCCCACTATTCGTAGCACTAAAGGGATTTCTCCAACCACCCCTACCCCTAATCTCCAAGGAAAAGCAGAGTCGGTTCCCTTGGCACTATTTCTGCCACCCCACCCATACATGCCTGGATCAGAATTCTGCCCAGCGATACAAATGGAGTGCTCAGTTCTGCTGTGAAGATGCAGCCGACAAAGAAGTCTCCAAGCTCTCCCCTGAGCTTctgcagagggagagaggaaaggggaaataAGTAATGGAGGTTGAGGAACCACCGGAAGGAAGGTTCTTAACTAGGGCTCTTGAAAAGGGTAACCCTGAGCAAccatgtggggtgggggtggggggtgaggggaagTACTCAATGGGCCAGGGCAGACCAGCTCACACTGGGGGGCCTCCATAGTGCCCAGAATCCCCAGGGTCCAGAGGCAACTGCATCACCAGGCTTGCTCTGAATTTCAGTGTCAGCCAAGAGACTGCAGCCCACTTTTGGGTGTCCACTTAGTCCTGCCAAGGACACTGAAGCCAAATCAGTTCCATAAAATGCGTGCCAGGCCCCATGCTTAATGTTAGGGTCCCAATACAGTCAAGAGAGGCTTGTCAACATCACACCCTCTTGCTTCTCCTCTTATCCTTTCAGGAAAGCAGCACAGTGTACCCCCGAGGGGAGGAATGGAAACTCTCAGGGCCCCACTTTCTTCGTCTACCATAGAGGGCTAATAGTTTCTCTAATTATCACGTCTGATTGCTtgcgtgcttgctaagttgctttagccgtgtctgactgcttgcgaccccatgggctgtagcccaccaggctcctctgcccatgggattctccaggcaagaatactggagtgagttgccatttcctcctccaggggatcttcctgacccagggattaaacgcttgtctcctgtagctcctgcgttgcaggcggatactttaccactgagcaaccagggaactcATGTCTaattatttctaataatttctAATGACTATTAGAAAGCTGTGAGTTTTTAAACCAAATACCTGTCACCCGGTAGGTCCTCGGGAATGACTCGTTACTCACTCTGCATTCCCATTTCTCTTCCTTGTTGGGTGAGTTTTttaatggggggaaaaaagcagatCGGGGAAGAAATTAAGAGGCTGTTTTGAGAGTCTCTGCTTTTGTAACATCAAAATAATGTATACAGCCCTCTCTGGGCACTATTAGGGCAAATAACCAGTTGATGGAGCCACTCTCATTTCTTTAAACAGTCTTTATGTTTTATTGTATAttggtttttatctttaaaaaaaaaattattattttaccatgccaggtcttagttgcggcatgtgggatctagttccctgaccagggatcaaacccaggctccctgcactgggagtttggagttttagccactggatcaccagggaagtccttggtttTTATCTTCAATGAACTAATGGCAGAACCTTtgacaaatgctggagaagcCCTGAGGGCCAGGGGATCACCAGTAAGGAGGACCAGAAGTTTCAGATGTAATTCCTCCCTGCGCTGCGGCAGCAGCTGGCAGGAGGGTGGCGGGTGAGGCAACGAAGGGGAGGAAAAGGGGGAATCTGATGGTCGGGGTGCCCGGTTCAACAAGAGAAACGAGCGACTTGGTGGCTGTTGGGAGGCCATTACCTGGGCAATGGGCACAAGGACAAGCAGAATGAACACATGGTGTGTGATCATGAGGCGGTTTTTGCTTAGGAAGTTTCGAAAAATGGTGAGGGAATGTCTGCTGCTCTGGTCCCCAGCTCGATACCATTCACAGAGGTACATGGCGTAGGTGTCATAGATCATGTAGGGAATCAAAAACCAGACATACTCTCGGGCAAGCCAGTGCCTGAAAGAAAGCATATACACGGTCCAGGGAGTAATCACGGGTACCAACTACGAAGGCTCACAGCCAGCCTCCACTTACACACATTTGCTTTGGCTTTGTACTTCATCAGCTGTCTTGACCCCAGACATTTTAC
Coding sequences within it:
- the FAM57A gene encoding protein FAM57A isoform X2 is translated as MLLPLAWGSLFFPGLFGVCTWGLRRARPAWTHHDCVMISTRLVSSVQAVLATGSGIIVIRSCSDVITDRHWLAREYVWFLIPYMIYDTYAMYLCEWYRAGDQSSRHSLTIFRNFLSKNRLMITHHVFILLVLVPIAQKLRGELGDFFVGCIFTAELSTPFVSLGRILIQLKQQHTLLYKVNGILTLTTFFLCRILLFPFMYWSYGRQQGLSLLRVPFHIPFHCNVANAFLIAPQIYWFSLLCKKAARLFDVPPAKKDS
- the FAM57A gene encoding protein FAM57A isoform X1 — encoded protein: MLLPLAWGSLFFPGLFGVCTWGLRRARPAWTHHDCVMISTRLVSSVQAVLATGSGIIVIRSCSDVITDRHWLAREYVWFLIPYMIYDTYAMYLCEWYRAGDQSSRHSLTIFRNFLSKNRLMITHHVFILLVLVPIAQEEKWECRVSNESFPRTYRVTEAQGRAWRLLCRLHLHSRTEHSICIAGQNSDPAKAAAHAAVQGERNPHADHFLLVSDPPLPFHVLVLRPAAGTEPAPSALPHSFPLQCGQCLPHRATDLLVLSAVQKGSPAL